Genomic window (Camelina sativa cultivar DH55 unplaced genomic scaffold, Cs unpScaffold02061, whole genome shotgun sequence):
TACAACACACATTGTAGTTTTAGCGGCTTGAGGTGTAagttagtatatttttttattatggtACAAAAGCAAAGCTCTGGCTATTATAGACCTTTGTCGTATGCGTTTGCAAAACGCTAACCATACCGGGAATTTTGTTCCGACCATATTTGCGGAACAGATCCTAACTCCTTAACATTGTCTTGAAgtcaattaaaagaaattttagagTTAGTTTTGAATTCTTTATGTAATATCTGAAAGTTTGAGTTTCAATTCTGCTTAAACGCTTTTAAGCATGATTTTGATGGAGGTACGAACCGATTGGTACCTATTCTGATCCGTCCGAATTTTAAGAAACCAAATATAGTAATTGCAATTGGGAATGTCATTTTCTATAACAATGATGAGACATGCAAATAGATGGAAACTTATTAAGATTAGAAAATCAGATCcttattaaaaattatctatGCTCTCAGAAACAAACCAATAGGTTTGCAACTATAACGAAAAACAAGCTATTTTTGGctttaaaaaaaagtctaaacTTTGACAACTaattcaatcaaaaaaaaacaaaaagaaatgccACCCTTACTTTCACAACCCTCACAAACAACCAATGTCCAAACTTTGGAACAACAAACACAATCTAAACAAAACTGCACCTCCCAACAAATCATAATACAtccattatcaaaaaaaaaacatcgtcCTTAATTGTTTTAAGACATAACATTATaccaacaagaaaaagaagaacagcATCTATTCTCCTAAATCCATGGCTGCTGTTCTGAATCACAGCTTTATCctcgtcctcctcctcttctgtTGTTTCTCAATCATCCCTTCTTTGCAGCACGTGAGCGAGTCGGAACCGCTTGTGCGGTTCAAGAACTCGGTGAAAATAACCAAAGGGGACCTAAATTCATGGAGAGCAGGAACAGATCCTTGCAGTGGGAAATGGTTCGGGATCTATTGCCAAAAGGGTCTAACAGTGTCAGGCATTCACGTCACACGGCTTGGTCTCTCGGGTAGCATCACCGTAGATGATTTAAAGGATCTCCCAAATCTAAAGACAATCAGGCTTGACAACAACCTCCTCTCGGGTCCTCTCCCGCATTTCTTCAAACTCCGGGGCCTAAAGTCTCTCATGCTCTCTAACAATAGCTTCTCCGGAGAGATCCCTGACGATTTCTTCAAGGACATGACAAAGCTCAAGCGGCTATTTCTTGATCATAACAAATTCGAGGGAAATATCCCTTCCTCCCTTACGCAGCTCCCTCAGCTCGAGGAGCTTCACCTTCAAGAAAATAACT
Coding sequences:
- the LOC104774225 gene encoding pollen receptor-like kinase 6, whose translation is MAAVLNHSFILVLLLFCCFSIIPSLQHVSESEPLVRFKNSVKITKGDLNSWRAGTDPCSGKWFGIYCQKGLTVSGIHVTRLGLSGSITVDDLKDLPNLKTIRLDNNLLSGPLPHFFKLRGLKSLMLSNNSFSGEIPDDFFKDMTKLKRLFLDHNKFEGNIPSSLTQLPQLEELHLQENNFTGEIPVEIGNIKSLKTLDLSVNNLEGPVPESITNKKNLAVNVSGNEGLCGELVDLSCDYIPLDEGQGRDDG